GAGATGGGAGAGCCGTAGAAGCAAAAATCCTACAAGGCAGTTGTGTGGCTCGCAGCTAAGCGGATCAGGAGCAGAGCTAGGAACTGCGGATGGAGGCCACAGTCTCTTGTCCTTACCAGGCGGGCAGGTATCCCTACGCATTTCACTAGAAGGTAGGCTTTCCGAATCGCACCTTGGCCGGGTCTTTCTCAGGCTGAAACCTCTCCTGATATCCGCCAGGAGGTGGTCGATGATGCAGCCATCATTCTGTGGCACGAAGCCTTTCTTGACTGAAAGAAGATGGGTAGACAGAGGGCTCAAAACAGATGCTTTTCAAATTACATCTTGGCTTAAAATTTCGAGTACAATGCAAGAACAGAGGGATCTTCACAACTTACTTATTTTTCCATTCTCTCCTTTCTGCCTCTTGGACTCCTCCTCTGCCAGttgcttctttctcttctcaGCCTTGGCTGCTTGCTCTTTCctggttttattttcctgttatCATGAAAGAAAGGATGTCACTCACTGCCAAGAACAAAGTGTGAATaacagtttgtctttgtatCATTCAGGCAGATACACATTAACATCTTTGAGCTTTTCCTACGGTGTATTCACACTCACAAAAGCGATTTCACTGCACAGTGTATTTATGCAGATGTATTCAATAGCACAGCATGCAAACATATAATCCTATAGACTTCTACCATCAATAAAGTATCATTACTGACCTTGAGAGCCTTGATGAAAAGTCCTCGGAAAGTTCTGATGGTTCCAAATAGTTCCTCAAGCGACAGCTTATTAGTGTCTTCACATAAGTAGACAGCCAGTTCGCTCTTCTTCTTGTCAATGTCGGTGAATCTTTCACTTAAAGCTTGACATGCTTCTCGATTTTCctggagcagagagagagagagagagagagagaagcctTTTGGTTGTGGATCTAGCTGCCAAAAGCAGCACTGAGTTATCCGTTCTGCATCTATTTGAAAGACAAACAAGAATCTCACCTCAAGTACTTTGGCATATTGCTCTTTTACCTCCTCCACAGAGTTGGAGACTTTCTTGGTTGCTTCATTAAGTCGCTTCAGTAAGGCACTGGCTTCTGACTGAACAGAGTCCAGATTAACTCTGAGGACAAAGTGCAAAGCCCCGTTTGTTATGTATCTCTTCCAGATCCATTGAGAACCAATTAAAAAGGCACAACATGAGTTTGAATAGATGTGAAATAGATTTCTAtaccctgctgctttttcacATATCTCTATATCATCTGGCAGTGCCAACAACTCCGGGTGGTTCGCCTCTGCTTCCTTTGCAAAACAAGCCACACAGTGGGTAATTAAACAGGTTCAAGATTGAGAGGGGGGAGGAAACGGTTATGGCAGCTGTTCACCACTTTGTATACCTCCAGGATGTGATGAAGCAGCGTAATGCGGCTCTTGTTGGCCTTGGTCTCCGTTAGCTTGAGCAGAGAGCTGATCTTAAAGCCTTCGGCATTCCCTGTGTGACTTCCCTGGAAGTAgaccaaatattaaaaatgcaagCTCTGTCTAAATGCCAGCTTCATTAAACTATAAATGAGACAGAGGAAGATCTTACGTAGTTGAGAAAATTTCCCACGTCAAGGATGAGCCGGCAGAAACTGGGCATGAGTGGGCTCATTCTGAGAGCTAAGAGATTTGTTAAATTGTGTTAAtttgaatatatatatgtagcTGAATAATTAAGAATGACAAATGCCTGCATGTGAATGCAGAGGTTAACTTACACTGGCAGGCCTCCTCCACCAGCTTGACTTTAGGTTTGAGCATCTCCAACACTGATGAAGTCTCCTCGCACAACAACATGCACTCAATTCTCAACTGATAACTGGAGTGAGAAAGCAAAGCAAATAAGGAGTCAAGTAAGGCTGCATACATTGCATTTACAATAATAGAATATTACATAATGAACAGAACACTTCAGCTAGAACTGGAGTACAAAGTTACCATGGCACAGTGAGGAGGGTGGTGTAGAAACGGTCGACATTCGCCAGCTTGTCTCTTTCTCCTTGGAAGGACTTCAAATTCTCGATCTACGTGAAGGCATAAGAGAGTGACTCACACATGCAGGGTCAGTTTTAAGTGGGCTCTTAATTGGCAAATGAGTGCAAAAAACTCTAAGGATTCAGAGGTGCGAATAATACAAACCTCATGCTTCTCTGGTAGAAGCTTAAGAAGCTGTTTTAGCACCTCTACATCGAACCTACTCCGGTCCCCATTCTGGATCATGGCTACAAAATCCTCATTTGTGCTgcatacagaaaacaaaactaataTTCAGTGAAGATGAGCCAAAAATATGcatgtgaaaaaaatcaaagcaatgCATCATCTCTCACCATTTGAACTGCTTTAGAAATATGTTCACGTTCAAGTTTTTCTTTGGATCAATGAATGTAATCtagaggaaaaaacagagagGCATATTTATTGTTCAGCTCTGTTTATCAGCTGGTGTGTTCTGACTGCTACAGCTCTGAGGAGCTCTGTTGAGTGTTGACCAAGCACACCTCTTTAGGCTCCTTCTTGACAGGAGCAGCTGCCCCCTTGTCTTTGTGCTCGGTCACCGGGAGACAGAACAGCTGCTCAATACTGCTGTAGTCCGGCTCCCGAGGAGGCAGCTCTTTCTGAACTGAGGCCCACATGGAGTGACCATCTGTGTGCACAGAGGAAGAGAGTAACCTGTCATGAGCTTGTGTGGCTCCACTTTGTATCAGCATTGGCCCAAGTGATGTCCCTTCTTCTGTCAAAACTTGGGGGAATCCTCTGTAGCATCCACATTAAAATAACAGCTTTTTCTacctttatttttccttttaaagcaTATCAAAGGGCCTGAAATGGGTGAGAATATGATGATCGGTTGGTAGATTCTAGAGTCAGGCAAACTTTCTCCACTCTTTAGTTTTAGCATGCACCAAAGTTGGCTTGATACGCTTGTAATTAGATTTCATCAGGGTTTGTTGCCGCATAAAGATGAATGACAGATTGTCAGTGAAATAATTTGAGCCTTCACAAGAACGTCTCATCCACTTACCCGTGACAGCACGAAGCTTCTGCCAGTTCAGCTTTTTCATCCTCAGAGTAGGGCACCGACTTGTCTTTAGAGGGACGCCGCAACCCAGGGCCTGATTACTCTGAGCTACTATCATGCCTaggggaggaggtggtggaggtggcATGCCGGGTAGcggaggaggaggcggcggTCCAGCACCCATCCCCGGTAAGGGTGGCGGTGGAGGAGGCATGCCTGGACCAGAGGGCAGTGGtggtggcggcggcggcggaggCATTCCAGGCAAAGGCGGAGGTGGTGGAGGACCACCAAGCCCTCCAGGTAGGGGCAGAGGAGGTGGTGGGGGCGGCGGTGGGCACTGGAGGGGGGGTCCGCCCATACCAGGGGGTAGAGGAGGCGGtgggggtggaggtggaggaggaggaggaggagaggtgcaCAGTGGCTTCTGAGAGGATGCCGTGGTGTTGCCTGGCTTGTCTTTGTCTTGATGATCCAGATCAGTCTGAACAGCCTTATCCACCTTCAGTCGCAGGCCGTCCACTTCGTGATGATCCACAGAGCCTCTCCctttgaaaaacatcagccgCTGCATGATCTTCTCGCAGGACTCCATCTGAGCTGGagcacaaagtcagacaaacacacacatacataactGATGAGGCCCATTTGAAATAACTTCTGTCACCACAACAAAAGCTTTCAGCCATCCTGTCACCAGCTGCCTCTGGTTCATCTCCACGCTCTGCTTTCCTGGATAATCGCTCCCCTCCACACATTCATCACCGACGGGGGTCATTAGCTAGACACTAGCCTCTTCTGAGTGTTGACCCAATGTGAATGTATTGTTGTTGCTGGTGCTGACTCACAGTCCTGGGCCAGCAGTATGGCTCTGTTAGTGATAGCCTCCAGAGCCAGCCAGATATCAGAGCGGCTCGGTCCCAGCATCAACAGCGTCTGCAGGATGGACAGCAGCTGGAGAGAAGCTGGAGAGCTGCTcacctgcacaaacacaaattaatcaggtttgttatttttacatGCTTAAATCTAATAATGAGTGCCAGGGCTGCTAAAATATCACGCCAGAATCAGTGTTAATCAGAAAGATAACAGGTTATTCTTCTTATTGTGGGGCATCTGTAGCCAAACAtgcatccattcattcatcatttGGTTGGGCTGTGTCAGTTCTAAGTGGAACATGATGAAGCCATTTGAATTCCCTGCTCTCACCTTATTGAAGAGTGTAGTAAAAACCTCCAGGTGATTACTCATATCAATGCCCCCATACACTCGCAGCagctcctcttcatcttcagcCATCGCCTCTTCAAAAGCTTCACATTGAATTATCAAATCCTCATCCTCCTGCTCCCTGCacagcacacacatacagatcaCTGCGTGGCACACGCACACTTCATCATTGAAATGCCATTTTCAGTACTTTTTAACAAAAGCAGCGACAAGGACTGCTTTCTAAATTGCCGTTAATAATGGAAATAAATTGCAAAACTCTTTTCTTAAAAGCATTCTTTTACTTGGAAGGATGCTGGCCTTTAGAAgtaacctttaaaaaaatcaactgcGGTGAGTTTATTGTATAAATTAAGAAATTAAAAGGCTGACAAAATCAAATGTGAACAGCAGAAGGATGGCTCACCTTAGCTTTGGCAGAATATCAAGTAACTGAAGCCCTgcaaggaaaaacaacaaagcacagCCCTGAGTATCACAGAACTCACTTATTAGTTTTTTAGGAAAGTTTATCTTCAAAAGGTGTCCCACATCTCTACACAGTTGGATATGTTAGTTTTTGGGAAATGGCAGGAAGTCACAGGTGAGCAATCACTAAGGAGGAGTGGCCAATCAGAAGGCTGATTGTTCAAAGGTGGCGGGGTAACTCAGCAGTGTTTACATAGCTGCACCAATGACATATTTGTCAAACTCTTTCCAATGTGGTGCTTTTCAGGCATCTTAGTGACTAATGGTGGCGCCTCATAGAAAAAAAGTCTTGGGTTCAAGTCTGGGTGTTACAATCACTCCGAGGTTAATTGAGTTTTTGCCCTGTATCTGCTGGAACAGACTCGAGCGGCCCTGAGAGGAAATAACCTGTTAAACAAagtggatagatggatggatggagagtgAATTTCAATTCATGTGGTCTGCTCTCTCAAATATATTATCAGAATCTCCTTAGTGCGACGTTATTTAATTAGTAGGAGAGTGGCGAtatttcatttgcactgcaACTTTTAATAGTCACCAGTTGTGATGCAAAATGCATGAATACACAAAGCTGAATACACTTGAGGTTTGCCTAGTTCTCAGGCGTTTTGTCACAGTAAGAATGAGGCCATTAGACCTATTCTTAGGCAAACCCAGTGACA
This is a stretch of genomic DNA from Acanthochromis polyacanthus isolate Apoly-LR-REF ecotype Palm Island chromosome 1, KAUST_Apoly_ChrSc, whole genome shotgun sequence. It encodes these proteins:
- the LOC110952155 gene encoding inverted formin-2-like, which encodes MESCEKIMQRLMFFKGRGSVDHHEVDGLRLKVDKAVQTDLDHQDKDKPGNTTASSQKPLCTSPPPPPPPPPPPPPLPPGMGGPPLQCPPPPPPPPLPLPGGLGGPPPPPPLPGMPPPPPPPPLPSGPGMPPPPPPLPGMGAGPPPPPPLPGMPPPPPPPLGMIVAQSNQALGCGVPLKTSRCPTLRMKKLNWQKLRAVTDGHSMWASVQKELPPREPDYSSIEQLFCLPVTEHKDKGAAAPVKKEPKEITFIDPKKNLNVNIFLKQFKCTNEDFVAMIQNGDRSRFDVEVLKQLLKLLPEKHEIENLKSFQGERDKLANVDRFYTTLLTVPCYQLRIECMLLCEETSSVLEMLKPKVKLVEEACQSLRMSPLMPSFCRLILDVGNFLNYGSHTGNAEGFKISSLLKLTETKANKSRITLLHHILEEAEANHPELLALPDDIEICEKAAGVNLDSVQSEASALLKRLNEATKKVSNSVEEVKEQYAKVLEENREACQALSERFTDIDKKKSELAVYLCEDTNKLSLEELFGTIRTFRGLFIKALKENKTRKEQAAKAEKRKKQLAEEESKRQKGENGKIIKKGFVPQNDGCIIDHLLADIRRGFSLRKTRPRCDSESLPSSEMRRDTCPPGSSVNSVDEEAVDTAKHSALTKPQTQAHQGTPGEVNGFISPSEETPPQLNAAQGGAVVSPYQPPGETATMMQPPLERPASLLEGQHPEKPAVSDMTQPQPQVDGEHQPHLPTNGFSLDSTETSVLSPSSLSDSDLLEALLDGTSSLVTEKLTPEEPADISVNVHIDESPLPSTDPNVTQSSESNMTGDAKGETRDKISHLPETAGKEKTQEDKKGITARAAGQDEVMSYKHSDPKSNVSTRGYDVPDGLEPEDLASVSEAVPPSLKSEPKKQSRLFKRNKKKNAQAQGNSGKGHTRHKKGCVLQ